The following coding sequences are from one Leptolyngbya sp. NIES-3755 window:
- a CDS encoding hypothetical protein (conserved hypothetical protein;~similar to AA sequence:cyanobase_aa:Syncc9605_2631), protein MTFSIVAWDSQTQMTGIAVATKHLAVGSLVPHVKASVGAIATQAQTNPVLGILGIQLLEQRIASEGTADEISVEEIIHLLLENDLEADDRQLHLVDHNGQTAAWTGKNCVDWAGHSTFPEFSVAGNMLVGEQVLTAMAEAYQSKAGVEFSERLLQALEAGERAGGDKRGRQSAAIYVMNQDVYPHLDLRVDHHQDPIAQLRFLFEESRKDYYQSFRQTMPSQCRQTHSVTANQLAKRIQDVIRKKSGVSKFKVADQPLGISEKV, encoded by the coding sequence ATGACATTCTCGATCGTAGCTTGGGACTCACAAACGCAAATGACCGGGATTGCTGTAGCGACGAAACATTTAGCAGTCGGATCGCTCGTGCCGCATGTGAAAGCTTCGGTCGGTGCGATCGCGACTCAAGCGCAAACCAATCCTGTACTCGGCATTCTCGGCATTCAATTACTAGAACAACGGATTGCCAGTGAAGGCACAGCGGATGAGATTTCGGTTGAAGAGATTATTCATTTACTGTTAGAAAACGATTTAGAAGCGGACGATCGACAACTGCATTTAGTCGATCACAATGGACAGACCGCAGCTTGGACTGGAAAGAACTGCGTCGATTGGGCAGGACATTCAACCTTTCCTGAATTCTCCGTTGCTGGAAATATGCTCGTCGGTGAGCAAGTTCTCACTGCAATGGCGGAAGCGTATCAATCAAAGGCAGGCGTGGAATTTTCAGAGCGATTGTTGCAGGCTTTGGAAGCGGGAGAGCGGGCAGGCGGCGACAAACGAGGTAGACAATCGGCGGCAATCTATGTGATGAATCAAGATGTTTATCCGCATCTGGATCTGAGAGTCGATCATCATCAAGACCCGATCGCACAATTGCGATTTCTATTTGAAGAGTCGCGCAAAGACTACTATCAATCGTTCCGTCAAACCATGCCATCCCAATGTCGTCAAACTCATTCGGTCACAGCGAATCAATTAGCAAAACGGATTCAGGACGTGATTCGGAAAAAATCCGGCGTGTCAAAATTCAAAGTCGCTGATCAACCCTTGGGAATTTCAGAGAAAGTTTAG
- a CDS encoding hypothetical protein (similar to AA sequence:cyanobase_aa:cce_4320): MNQSPSRPNRRSQFFQVAEYTSAAASVVGVVISAVSQQVVYAAAPLSLSVCLNLVNRRRFEQQTEQQLTSTIAQLDQRIQALPPANDAAVIEQISQLRQQFTTIEGTTDQTELRSQLAQLGEQFRGLQQHQSEFQTQLDRISQGITDRLEEKIDRLELSSQLSQLSNELTELQQRQAELQARLSEIQLTIPQEIQSIEPSEAIEPPDTSEETDGLEVLALNLGIDFGTSFTKVCFRDVVNDRSEIVTFTDDEVTNLDEALLPTKIAILPDGRLLTGLTASEWQQNEHLDQSVVEFIKMRLAHFDLPQSVENWQFDQISEATKAEAIEDLCAYYLSRVIGRAQAWIRRNKADLVLNQRIEWSANVGVPVEYCDSKAIERFRKVLSLAWLLSNEPQTEVTTLQNLHAQLQLLRAKLETTEVDCHAVPEIAAEVWSLINSREADTGFYFLFDVGDGTLDGCSFRYWNDQGEKKVDFYFGKVNPLGVTAFSQSLAQELGVTEIDVKQTICGNSRRFTDRIQTSKTRKEIQKLVAKVVIEGTRRYRQHGFQLVPHGLKKPLDIRIGGGGGQTSFYLKAIKNTHTDFQHQNSNIPDYQLEFLPKPKDLDTNGIEQQEFYRFAVAYGLSIPVGEQPEIRLPSEMERNRPDLHAIGE, from the coding sequence ATGAATCAGTCTCCTTCTCGACCTAATCGACGATCGCAGTTCTTCCAAGTTGCAGAATATACCTCAGCCGCCGCATCAGTCGTCGGGGTTGTGATCTCTGCCGTTTCGCAACAAGTCGTTTATGCAGCGGCTCCATTGTCTCTGTCAGTGTGTCTCAATCTGGTGAATCGAAGACGATTTGAGCAACAGACTGAACAACAATTGACGAGTACGATCGCACAACTTGACCAACGCATCCAAGCTCTTCCACCTGCGAATGATGCGGCAGTGATCGAACAGATATCTCAACTCAGGCAACAGTTCACCACGATCGAGGGAACGACAGATCAGACTGAACTGCGATCGCAGCTTGCTCAATTGGGTGAACAGTTCAGAGGACTACAGCAGCATCAAAGTGAATTTCAAACTCAACTCGATCGCATTTCTCAAGGAATTACAGACAGGCTGGAAGAAAAGATCGATCGATTAGAACTATCATCACAGCTTTCCCAACTGAGTAATGAATTGACCGAATTGCAACAGCGTCAGGCTGAACTACAAGCGCGATTATCGGAGATCCAACTCACGATTCCGCAAGAGATTCAGTCGATCGAGCCTTCAGAAGCGATTGAACCCCCTGATACATCAGAAGAAACTGACGGGTTAGAAGTTCTAGCACTGAATCTAGGAATTGATTTTGGCACGAGTTTCACTAAGGTTTGTTTTCGGGACGTTGTGAATGATCGATCGGAGATTGTGACCTTTACCGATGATGAAGTGACGAATCTGGATGAAGCATTGCTGCCGACGAAGATTGCGATTTTGCCTGATGGTCGATTGCTAACTGGGTTAACCGCTTCAGAATGGCAGCAGAATGAGCATCTAGATCAGAGCGTTGTGGAATTTATCAAGATGCGATTGGCTCACTTTGATTTGCCACAAAGCGTTGAGAATTGGCAGTTTGATCAAATTTCTGAAGCGACGAAAGCAGAAGCGATCGAGGATCTTTGCGCTTACTACCTCAGTCGAGTGATCGGTCGCGCTCAAGCTTGGATTCGACGCAATAAGGCGGATCTCGTTCTGAATCAGAGAATTGAATGGTCTGCAAATGTTGGTGTTCCGGTGGAATACTGCGACTCTAAAGCGATCGAGCGATTCAGAAAAGTGCTGTCTCTGGCTTGGTTATTGAGCAATGAGCCACAGACTGAAGTGACAACGCTGCAAAACTTACACGCTCAATTGCAGCTACTACGAGCGAAATTGGAAACGACCGAGGTGGATTGTCATGCAGTTCCCGAAATTGCAGCGGAAGTGTGGTCATTGATTAACTCGCGTGAAGCTGACACCGGATTTTATTTTCTGTTTGATGTGGGCGATGGAACTCTAGACGGTTGCTCATTTCGATATTGGAACGATCAAGGCGAAAAGAAAGTCGATTTCTATTTTGGTAAAGTTAATCCGTTAGGCGTGACTGCTTTTTCTCAAAGCTTGGCACAGGAATTGGGCGTGACTGAGATTGATGTAAAACAGACCATTTGTGGCAATTCTAGGCGGTTTACCGATCGGATTCAAACCAGCAAAACCCGCAAAGAGATTCAAAAATTAGTCGCTAAAGTTGTGATTGAAGGAACAAGGCGTTATCGTCAGCATGGCTTTCAGTTAGTTCCTCATGGGCTTAAGAAACCGTTAGACATTCGCATTGGTGGCGGTGGAGGACAAACTTCGTTCTATCTAAAAGCTATCAAGAACACCCACACGGACTTTCAGCACCAGAACTCTAACATTCCAGACTATCAACTAGAATTCCTGCCTAAACCGAAAGACTTGGACACGAATGGCATTGAGCAGCAAGAGTTTTATCGTTTTGCTGTGGCTTATGGATTGTCGATTCCAGTGGGAGAACAGCCTGAGATTCGATTACCAAGTGAGATGGAAAGAAACAGACCTGATCTCCATGCGATCGGTGAGTGA